One Xyrauchen texanus isolate HMW12.3.18 chromosome 34, RBS_HiC_50CHRs, whole genome shotgun sequence genomic window carries:
- the LOC127627919 gene encoding mediator of RNA polymerase II transcription subunit 31: MAGVMETEEQARNRFQLELEFVQCLANPNYLNFLAQRGYLREKPFVNYLKYLLYWKEPDYAKFLKYPHCLHMLELLQYEHFRKELVNAQCAKFIDEQQILHWQHYSRKRTRLQQALAEQQQQQQPQAPSHGNSTSK, translated from the exons ATGGCTGGCGTTATGGAAACAG AGGAACAAGCAAGAAACCGTTTTCAGTTGGAGCTGGAGTTTGTTCAGTGCCTCGCTAACCCAAACTACCTGAACT TTCTGGCTCAAAGAGGATACCTGAGAGAGAAGCCTTTTGTGAATTACCTTAAATATCTACTTTACTGGAAAGAACCGGATTATGCTAAATTCCTAAA ATACCCTCATTGTCTGCACATGTTAGAGCTGTTGCAGTATGAGCACTTCCGGAAAGAGCTGGTAAATGCACAATGTGCCAAGTTCATAGACGAACAGCAGATCCTGCACTGGCAGCATTACTCGCGAAAACGCACACGGCTACAGCAGGCTCTAGcggagcagcagcagcaacagcagccaCAGGCTCCATCCCACGGCAACTCCACCTCAAAATGA